ACACTGGAAAACACACCCTGAACAAGGCCCGCTTTGTCGCCTTCAGCTACTGTTTCAAATCCGAAATGAGTCGTCTGTTCGTTAGTCATATCAAGGCACCTTGCACAGCTTACCATGCAGATATAGCGTCCAACCTTCAGATACAAATGGCCAAATCATCGCGGTGTGTGCAGATGCCTGAATTACCAGAAGTCGAAACCGTCCGACGCGGCCTAGCGCCGTCAATGGAAGGGCAGGTCATTACCCGTGCCGACGTGAACCGCCCCGATCTACGTTGGCCCTTTCCTGAAAATATGGCCGCAAGGTTAACCGGCGCCAAGGTCACCGCGTTGCGGCGGCGGTCTAAATACATCCTTGTGGACCTCGACACGGGCGAAACCCTTATTATCCATCTTGGCATGTCCGGCCGTATGACAGTGTCTGGTGATCCGCTCGGTCAATTCCACCATGACCATCCTGCACCCGCTAAGCACGATCATGTCGTCTTTCACATGGGCAACGGTGCGCGTGTAACCTTTAACGATGCACGGCGTTTTGGCGCGATGGACCTTGGGGACACCGCCCAATTGGGTGATCATTGGCTGATCAAACCAATCGGTCCCGAACCTTTGGGTAACGATTTCAACGAAACCTACCTCGCCAACACCCTTTCAACGCGCAATACGCCCATCAAAACCGCACTACTGGATCAGCATGTCGTGGCAGGCCTTGGCAATATCTATGTCTGCGAAGTTCTATATCGCGCACGCATCAATCCGACTCGCAAAGCAAAAGACCTGTCTAAAAAGCGCGTTGCGTCCCTCGTGCCGATCATCCGTGACGTTCTGTCCGAAGCAATTGCAGCAGGGGGATCATCCCTTAAGGACTATCGCCAAGCAGACGGCGAATTGGGCTATTTTCAACATGGTTTTCAGGCCTATGACCGTGAAAACGACCCGTGCCAAACACCCGAATGTGGTGGCACTATCGTTCGCATAACCCAATCGGGACGTTCGACTTTCTACTGTCCAAAGTGTCAAAGATAGCTTGATTGCGCGCGTGGCTTTGATAAGCCTGAGCGTTCATGAACAAGCGGAGCTCATCCAAATGGCCTATGAAACCATCATTGTCGAAATCGCGGACGACGTCGCGCTTATCACTCTTAATCGCCCAGATGCCCTCAATGCGTTGAATTCCCAACTTTTGGGTGAGCTCGCGAGCGCAGTTGAAGAGGCCGATGCGTCCGACAAAGTGCGCTGCATTGTTCTAACGGGTTCGGAAAAAGCCTTCGCAGCGGGTGCCGACATTAAGGAAATGGCCGACAAGTCCTTTGTCGATATGTACCGCGATAACTTTTTTGGCGTGGAAGCGGACCGCTTTCTACGTGTTCGCAAACCTATCATCGCCGCCGTTTCTGGCTACGCGCTGGGCGGCGGATGTGAGCTGGCAATGATGTGTGATTTCATTATCGCGGCAGACACCGCAAAGTTCGGCCAGCCAGAAATCAACCTCGGCGTTATCGCTGGAATCGGCGGCACACAGCGCCTCACGCGCTATGTGGGCAAATCCAAATCAATGGACATGCACCTAACAGGCCGCTTCATGAACGCTGAAGAGGCTGAAGAATCCGGCCTCGTGAGCCGCGTGGTCGCCCCGAAAAAGCTCAAAGATGAAGCAATGGCTGCGGCCCAAAAGATTGCTGAAAAATCCTTGCTCGCGACGATGGCTGTTAAAGACACGGTCAACCGCGCCTATGAAACGACTTTGGCTGAGGGCATCAACTACGAACGCCGCATGTTCCAAGCCTTGTTCGCCACTGAAGATCAGGCCGAAGGCATGGCATCTTACGTTGAAAAGCGAGAGCCGCAATTCCGCGACAAGTAACCTACGTTATATAGTGCAGCCGGTCGAAGGTCTCGCGCCATTCGCGTACGCGCGGGGCCATCACGCTAGGGTCGTTGCTGCCCAGCGCCTCCGTGATCAGGTCAGCCATTTGGTCGACGTGTTCTATGTCGACACCCCAGCGCACCAATTCGGGCGTGCCGATGCGCAGCCCGTTCATGTCACCAGCCACGGCATCAATCGGCAACCCAATCCCACAAGCGAGAAAGCCAGCCTTGTACAGCTGTTTTGAAACGGCCTGTCCACCGCCATACGCCGCCGCACGAACTGCAAACTGGTGGCTCGACGTCGCACCATTCGCCGTTTCAAACACGGGAACACCACGCGTCTTCAACGCGACCGCTAGCCCCTGTGCAACTTCAATCATCTTGGCGGCGTAGGCTTGCCCGTGGTCGCGCCAATCGAGCATGGTTACAGCCATCGCAGCAGATTTCGCTGCATCAAAATTCGCCGTCATTCCTGGAAACGCGATCGCGTCAAAGGCTTCGGCCATCTCTGGATCATTGGTCACAATCAAACCGCCTGCAGGCCCACCGAGGGACTTATAGGTCGACATCGTCATGAAATGCGCGCCCTCAGCCAACGGATCACGCCACGCCTTGCCCGCAATAATCCCACATTGGTGCGCGGCATCAAACATCACCTTTGCTCCGACGGCATCCGCGACGGCACGGATTTCGCGCACCGGATGCTCATCAAGGTTCAAACTCGAACCCACCGTTATCAGCTTGGGCTTTTCCTTTTGCGCCAATGCCATCAGCGCATCCGCATCAATCGTATACCCATCGACTAGAACGGGCGCCTCAACCGTGCGCAGCCCGAACAACCCAGCGCATCCTGCCAGATGGTGTGTTACATGTCCGCCAACCGACGCGGGTGGCGCGATGATCGTATCGCCAGCCTTACAGGTCGCCATAAACCCATAAAGGTTAGCAATCGCGCCTGACGGCACCCGGATTTCCGCAAACTGCGCGTCAAACACCTCGGCGCAAAGCGTTGCGGTGATGACTTCGATTTCTTCAATCGCCTCCAACCCCATCTCATACTTGTCACCAGGGTACCCAAGTGACGGACGCGACCCGATCCCAGACGCCAACATCGCCTCGGCGCGGGGGTTCATAACATTGGTCGCTGGGTTTAGATTGAAACAGGCCTTTTCGTGGATGTCGCGATTCTCAAACACAAGCGCATCCAAACGCTCTAACACGCTATTTGAACTTCCGACCTGTTTAGCGATGGCTTGCACCCGTGTTTCACAATCCGCAGGTACCCAGTCTCGTTTTTGCAATGACATGTTGAACACTCCTGGTTTTCACCAGCATGATCACTGGAAAAGGATGTTTGCAATACACAACAACACGGCCTATACGCAGCGCTGAAATGCGCGTGTAGCCCGCTTTGGCTCGAATCAACCGGTTCAGTGAACCCGGCGGCTGACGTGCGTTATAGAAATTTGAACACACGAACCGAAAGAGACTGATCACATGGCAAATACTCCACAGGCTAAAAAGCGCGCGCGTCAGAACGAAGCACGTTTTCAAGTAAACAAAGCACGTCGCTCCCGTATCCGCACATTCCTGCGCAAAGCAGAAGAAGCGATTGAGGCTGGCGACAAAGACGCAGCAGCAGCAGCTGTTCGCGCTCTTCAGCCAGAATTGATGCGCGGCGTTTCCAAAGGCGTTTTCCACAAGAACACAGCGGCACGTAAGATGTCCCGCTTGAGCGCACGCGTCAAAGCAATCGCTTAATTTCGGTCTTTACCGATTCTTTAAAATTTTTAACTTGAGGCGGTCCAACTGGGCCGCCTTTTGTTTTTGCAGTCTCATTTATGTCAGCGCTAGCAGCGACTTTTCCTTGAGATTCAAAGGTCGATCAGATTCGTTTCATCCCCAGCCCTGTCAAGACCATCAACGCTGTTGAAATCGTACACCACACACGGCTAGTTTTGCTGAGTGATTCATTTTGTTCCTGGGGGAACGTGGGACTTTAAAACATGGAATACGTCGATTTCTACGTACTGTAGATTAGGCGCAAAACGGTCTTGGACCGGACCATGTTTTGACATTTTGGTACGTGAAGGTGTGGGAACCTTTTAGCGCATCGGGTCAACCACGCATTCTCCAGTGCCGGCTGTAAACG
This Octadecabacter temperatus DNA region includes the following protein-coding sequences:
- the rpsT gene encoding 30S ribosomal protein S20, with translation MANTPQAKKRARQNEARFQVNKARRSRIRTFLRKAEEAIEAGDKDAAAAAVRALQPELMRGVSKGVFHKNTAARKMSRLSARVKAIA
- the glyA gene encoding serine hydroxymethyltransferase, giving the protein MSLQKRDWVPADCETRVQAIAKQVGSSNSVLERLDALVFENRDIHEKACFNLNPATNVMNPRAEAMLASGIGSRPSLGYPGDKYEMGLEAIEEIEVITATLCAEVFDAQFAEIRVPSGAIANLYGFMATCKAGDTIIAPPASVGGHVTHHLAGCAGLFGLRTVEAPVLVDGYTIDADALMALAQKEKPKLITVGSSLNLDEHPVREIRAVADAVGAKVMFDAAHQCGIIAGKAWRDPLAEGAHFMTMSTYKSLGGPAGGLIVTNDPEMAEAFDAIAFPGMTANFDAAKSAAMAVTMLDWRDHGQAYAAKMIEVAQGLAVALKTRGVPVFETANGATSSHQFAVRAAAYGGGQAVSKQLYKAGFLACGIGLPIDAVAGDMNGLRIGTPELVRWGVDIEHVDQMADLITEALGSNDPSVMAPRVREWRETFDRLHYIT
- the mutM gene encoding bifunctional DNA-formamidopyrimidine glycosylase/DNA-(apurinic or apyrimidinic site) lyase is translated as MPELPEVETVRRGLAPSMEGQVITRADVNRPDLRWPFPENMAARLTGAKVTALRRRSKYILVDLDTGETLIIHLGMSGRMTVSGDPLGQFHHDHPAPAKHDHVVFHMGNGARVTFNDARRFGAMDLGDTAQLGDHWLIKPIGPEPLGNDFNETYLANTLSTRNTPIKTALLDQHVVAGLGNIYVCEVLYRARINPTRKAKDLSKKRVASLVPIIRDVLSEAIAAGGSSLKDYRQADGELGYFQHGFQAYDRENDPCQTPECGGTIVRITQSGRSTFYCPKCQR
- a CDS encoding enoyl-CoA hydratase, translated to MAYETIIVEIADDVALITLNRPDALNALNSQLLGELASAVEEADASDKVRCIVLTGSEKAFAAGADIKEMADKSFVDMYRDNFFGVEADRFLRVRKPIIAAVSGYALGGGCELAMMCDFIIAADTAKFGQPEINLGVIAGIGGTQRLTRYVGKSKSMDMHLTGRFMNAEEAEESGLVSRVVAPKKLKDEAMAAAQKIAEKSLLATMAVKDTVNRAYETTLAEGINYERRMFQALFATEDQAEGMASYVEKREPQFRDK